The Sabethes cyaneus chromosome 1, idSabCyanKW18_F2, whole genome shotgun sequence DNA segment TACTTTACTAGATTATTTGTTTTCCAAATTGCTGAGAAAgtgtctttatttttatttggaaaTGTTGGTTGTAAGATGATCGTGTCATGATTTGAATTACCGTATGCGTTCCTAGTTTTGCCCACCGCACATTTTAATTAAAGATTGAAATATTCACAAACTATTTACATGCACACATATTATGCTAAATACTTATGCCGCTTCTGACGTAGGTATATGATATGATCCACTTATCGTAGTAGGATCCATACAtcacaaataaatcaactttgtttATCTTGTTTCACACTTCTGTCAGTCATTCATAACGAGCCAAGCGTAAAGTTTGTGATGCATGAAAAGGTAGAATCAAACACAAAATAAAGCAAACGAAGAAAGTGAAATTGATCGTACTGtgctgtttgttttatttatcagTCACACATTGGGTCACTTGAATGGGATCCAACCGTAACTTTACTGTGGTTAACCAATTATCTCTTGAGCCATGTTCATCGAATGACGTTCTCCGCGTGTCAATGAACGGAGCGTCGTTAGCAAAGAAAACGCGTTGATCTACGTTGCTGTCAGTTTCGTAATCGCATAACGCAATGCTAAGATTTGGTGCTTTTTATCGGAATTGGTCATTCGTTTAATTTAGTTCTGGTGCAACAGTCCACCTGGGCATTAAGCTTGTTCACCCTTTAAACAACGACAGTTAAATgaagagtttcgcagaataatTGGCGACTGCTCAATAGACCGATTCGAGTTTATAAATAGGTGTCTTTTTGCGCGGCAAAAAGGTTCGGAAAGCCAGTGATAGGCCTTGGGAGGTATAACACTGCCGGATCAATGTCATTCACTTGGATGGACCGCATTCGTCTACGAATATGTCGTCTTCTGTAGCGGtatcaaaatgaaaaaaaatgtcGCGCAGTAAAAAATATGTTGATCACAATAGATCTCGTATGTGGAATGTCAAAATAATGTAGTGGTATAAAACCATCTCAGTAAAAATACTGCTTAAAGCTATTTTTAACCAAAGTTGACACACATGCGATATTTTGATAATCACTGAGTAGGTATATCTAGTTACTTTTTATGTTGTCTAAACTCCTGCATATGTCTGATAGAATTATTTTAACGAAACGTTATGTTACAACAAATCAAATTATCACTCAGTCTCATCACCGAATAAGTATCAATGGCGGGATTCAATTTACTGTACTACGATACAAGAAGACATTCACAATATCGTAACAAACACTAAATAAAATAGCATATATGCTTCATATAAATTATGTAAAAGTTGTTTTGTCGGACTGACTTCATGATATGCGTACTGAACTGATTACCAATGTGGCATTCCTTTGTGTTCGTTTCCCGAACCGGCAAATCATCAATCTTCTCTCTTTCTCATACCACCATTATTTCGTAGTCCGGTTATTTCTACATTGAATGTTGCTCGAATATGCTGGTGTAGGTAGGTAACACACCCTAGCATGGTAAACCAAATGATAGTGAGAGCTAAGGCAACGTATGCTGCGGCATTTATGAGTGTGTGAGGGCTATTTTTCCTCTGTGCCAATTAACTCATCACTGGTCTTTGATGTGCCTTCAGCGTATGCCGGGTTGTTAGCAGTGGAAAGCCGGCACACttcagcagttttttgtttggtttctaAAACGGTGAAGACCAAGGCTGGTCCATTTCGCGCTACTTCAGTAAGTTAGAATTATCTTTCTGTAGAATTCCTCGAAATTGCTTTGTTTCCGCAAATCTAGATCAACCTGTATAGTATGGCTTGGTTCAAATACAAATTCAACATGTGCTTGGCTTCGAGCCTTTTAATAACACGTTTGATTGATCACTTGCTATCATGAATTCATTTTATACTAAGAAACTGGATGATATGCTTTTCTTATGCGCTTGGTAAGTTTTGGACTTCCTACACACCGAAGAAGGCCACAcattgtaaccgaaatatgcGTATCTATGAAGgttgcaaaaagttttatcacTGCCCGACTTTATCAGAACTACTTTTTGGATCTTGCCattaaacgtttattttttcgtttcttacAGGCGCATCATATTTGGTCTTTTATCACATCAGCACATTACCGGAGGAAAACTTATCGCAGCAACGATGTCCCTGCAGGTACAGTCAAGTCAGCAGCCGCCCTCCGGGCGACGTACTCCACAAGTTTTTCAAAATTACGGTCCTGGAGGTGGTCCCACATCACCAACCAACGGAAACAATAAAACAGGTTCATCAAAACTTTCGCTGAAGGCGGTCAGTGAAAAATCTTCTGCCGCACCGGCCACGACGGAACCGACCGCCACCAGTGTCAAGGAATCGCCACAAACTCTAGTTTTATCAATAGCCAAACTGTCGGACGACACCAACAATGCTCCGAAGGAAGCAACAGTGAATGACAACAATGAAAAAGCTGCAGCTAGTAATGGAACGAGCTCTAATGGCACTCATGCTGAAAAGGAAACTAATGGGAAAGCTGAAGAAACTGTTGCAACCTCGGTAAAGACTGCTTCAGCGGCAtcgaaaaaagaagaagaaaaagagaaaaaaattaaacaaagtcCGCGTTCAACTCCTCAGAAACAATCGCAGCCCGAACCGGAGAACTCTTCCTCTAAAAATACTTCCAGTAAGAAACTTAAGGAATCTCCATTGCCGGTAACTCCAGATCAGAAGAAGAACGAAAAACCAACAGTAACCCCAGATCAGAAGAAGAACGAAAAACCAACAGAAAGCTCACTGGTCGCTGAGAAAACGTTGAAAGGTTTCAACGCCGAGGGCGAAGAAATGGAGTCGTTAATCGTCGAACCATCCGAGTACGAAGATTCCCCAATGCCACCGCGCACCGGTGGAAAATCGAAGCTTCTAAAATTTGGCTCCGGTCCGCTGGCCAGAGCACGAATCAGTCCATTCCGTATGAATGAGGCTACTAAAAATGCCAGCACCGCTGTTAATCTGAGCACCGTTAGCGAAGGCCAGTCAAGCGCTCCGGAGTCAAACGAAACTTCTCCGGTGTCCGATTACAATCGACCTCTGCGCGCTATTTCCGGTCGTCGCTCTACGCGACCTTTAACCGACATACAGTTGACATATCGTTCAGCAGTTGAACTCAACGATTCTACATCGAGCCTGAATGTAACAATTGGATCAGAAATTCACTATGACAGCCTACGCACACCAGCTCCAGGATCATCTCGCAAGCGTAAAGCAATGACACCGGAATCTACATCAGATGCATTGGATGTGAAAGAAGTAGTCGACAGTCCCAAACGTGGCCGATTGGATTTTAGTGGATTATTAGAAATCGTTGCAAGTCCGGTAACAATGCTCAAAAATCGTTTCTCACGTGTTAAACTGCAAGCAAGCACCCCAGTTGCCAAGCGGAACTTCGACGACGACAATCTGGAACCCGGCGCAGTTGTAACAGCTGAGGCAACTACTACAACTGCCAATATTTCTGGTGAAGAAGCCAAGATGGAAGTGGATGTCGCCGAGCAGCAAAAAGTTGAAGAGCTTGTGAAGCCTACTGGCGATGACGACAATGTTAAGGACGAACAGCATGCAACCGTCAAGGAGAACCCTTCTACTGCCACCGAACCTATGAGTGACAGTTCTGCAAAGAACGATTCCGGCGACGGAAGTGAACCGGTTGTGGTTAAGGATGTCACCAACAAGCGACAGTTTTGTATTATTATGTAATGCATTGATGCATTAATATTTTTCACCTGAACTCACTGTCCTATATTCGCTATTGTAATTTTTAATGTCACTTAGCAGTCCTTCCGCCGAAGGCTAGTGTTCATTCGAATGTGAAACAATTTCTTTTATGTAGTTTTTGTTTCAAGCCGAAGGAATTTTAAAAGTATTCCAaagtccaaaattttagttcgtCTAAGTAAATTCTGTCGCAAAATTTGGCTgcgatttttctgtttttttttttatcaaaatgagatttttctaTTTCAAGAAAAGAATGCAATATCTACGAACTATACCCGAATGCGATAATTAATTTTCGTCTTGCATAAAGAGGAAGACAATCGTAAATATCAAATCATTTTGATGTTCAAAGAATTACTTTGTTTTCTGGGACCCAGATGTTTCTTAGGTGTAATaaggatttttttaaacaaaacatacaTATTCATctaaaaatcaaataaagtaGCAACAAATACTATATACTTATGTGAACGGATACGTTTAGTAAATCATCGGGAAAAATCTCAGAAAATAAACAAGagatgtaaaattaaaaattgtcaaataaaaataaataaaatcgctTACTTGTTTTATTTCAGTATGTTCAGCATTTCCTCATTTATGATTCGCAAACTGCAGCAGGTATTTATTagccaaaaagcaaagcaaagccttggtgctaactccgttatcgaaatttgaccttctgttttaatacgacagacttcgcaaccagctgttagaatacaggacagtgctacgatcctattgactaacagcctctcccagccgagattcgaacatacgacgactggcttagtagatcagcgtcttacctcgaggccaactgggaggtattAGCCGGTGCCTGCGAAGGTTTtttcattcgtgcctggtggcctgacaactggatattcaATGAGGATCTCCATCATCGGTGTCAACGGCCGATAGCGATAGCcatagaaattcgtgaacgcaggtggaagtggatcggacacaccttgaggaaaggagcgaatgaggtctgcagagaagcactcgactggaatcgacaaggacagcgtagaagaggcagtcCCAGAGGCTTATGTGGGCATGAACCTGTGCTAGCGACAGGTAAaaaccatggcgggtaaccgtcagcagtggagatctctgatttaatccctttgttctgccgggcCGGCGggcatggacacataagtaaagtaaataaTGGTTTCCATAGagtttttaaaaagttttatatttatcaattttatttctgatttaaaaatcaattaggtACTAACGTATGTATAATAGTAGTGGACCCTCGCCCTTTAACGACCCTCGGGTAATTTAacgtttattagcttgtattTCCTATTTCTGAGGAAATCGACGTGAAACAGGAATAACTACACATAACACATATTTTGAAttgtaaaattttaactttgtttttttAACAGACTAGTAACCTTAAAGCGTTATATACCTACAGTTAGAActttcgaaaaatcgattttctttttatttcataaTCGATCGTAATGTAAATATAGCAGGTGTACACAGAAAATTTAATGCCAATGTGTCACATCTTTACATTATCACGCACATTTGTGAGAACATGTCAGTAACTTTGAACCAAGCTTTAAACGTCTCTTGCTCAAAATTGTGTTCTCCGTGTTTCCAAAAAGTcgagcaagatttctcgaaaacggtGGAATCAATCCACTTCaaatttgaagacaaattttctaagaatattctgtttctgtttctgtttgcagcacgaggtggggcagttagagccaagtctgtccagggctgagataaggtggttgtgataatgataaaagaatccttgcggataacgctagcgccataatgcgttggtgattatggattaatgaggaggaagaagagtgacagaacttggctcgttataattgtgtacttggtgaatatataataagatgacttgaacttatcttgttttctccttcctttgtttgtttcctcatcttgttcgtCCCTCTCTTACTTTGTGGTTATTCACGGCACCACGTCGTCCTCATCCATCGCTGCCAACAGTCGCCTGTGGCTGATCTCCCGCCGcccctcacgacaacattgttgccgtgagaagaagcgatagagatcaggcagagaaagaaaagaagaaatttttaATCAACATGCCGATTGCAATTTTCGGGTTAGTAATATCAcaagaattctatgtctgtccatcacctatgctactaccgactaactactcgctaggacgG contains these protein-coding regions:
- the LOC128741751 gene encoding uncharacterized protein LOC128741751 isoform X2; this encodes MSLQVQSSQQPPSGRRTPQVFQNYGPGGGPTSPTNGNNKTGSSKLSLKAVSEKSSAAPATTEPTATSVKESPQTLVLSIAKLSDDTNNAPKEATVNDNNEKAAASNGTSSNGTHAEKETNGKAEETVATSVKTASAASKKEEEKEKKIKQSPRSTPQKQSQPEPENSSSKNTSSKKLKESPLPVTPDQKKNEKPTVTPDQKKNEKPTESSLVAEKTLKGFNAEGEEMESLIVEPSEYEDSPMPPRTGGKSKLLKFGSGPLARARISPFRMNEATKNASTAVNLSTVSEGQSSAPESNETSPVSDYNRPLRAISGRRSTRPLTDIQLTYRSAVELNDSTSSLNVTIGSEIHYDSLRTPAPGSSRKRKAMTPESTSDALDVKEVVDSPKRGRLDFSGLLEIVASPVTMLKNRFSRVKLQASTPVAKRNFDDDNLEPGAVVTAEATTTTANISGEEAKMEVDVAEQQKVEELVKPTGDDDNVKDEQHATVKENPSTATEPMSDSSAKNDSGDGSEPVVVKDVTNKRQFCIIM
- the LOC128741751 gene encoding uncharacterized protein LOC128741751 isoform X1, giving the protein MNSFYTKKLDDMLFLCAWRIIFGLLSHQHITGGKLIAATMSLQVQSSQQPPSGRRTPQVFQNYGPGGGPTSPTNGNNKTGSSKLSLKAVSEKSSAAPATTEPTATSVKESPQTLVLSIAKLSDDTNNAPKEATVNDNNEKAAASNGTSSNGTHAEKETNGKAEETVATSVKTASAASKKEEEKEKKIKQSPRSTPQKQSQPEPENSSSKNTSSKKLKESPLPVTPDQKKNEKPTVTPDQKKNEKPTESSLVAEKTLKGFNAEGEEMESLIVEPSEYEDSPMPPRTGGKSKLLKFGSGPLARARISPFRMNEATKNASTAVNLSTVSEGQSSAPESNETSPVSDYNRPLRAISGRRSTRPLTDIQLTYRSAVELNDSTSSLNVTIGSEIHYDSLRTPAPGSSRKRKAMTPESTSDALDVKEVVDSPKRGRLDFSGLLEIVASPVTMLKNRFSRVKLQASTPVAKRNFDDDNLEPGAVVTAEATTTTANISGEEAKMEVDVAEQQKVEELVKPTGDDDNVKDEQHATVKENPSTATEPMSDSSAKNDSGDGSEPVVVKDVTNKRQFCIIM